A stretch of the Solanum dulcamara chromosome 6, daSolDulc1.2, whole genome shotgun sequence genome encodes the following:
- the LOC129892170 gene encoding uncharacterized protein LOC129892170 encodes MDQWVLFVNYRIDEKTQKLCKKSQQIRQNQISHTGGAKSLDRRRAEMMAKGIDIDRGKMWTETHKRKDGSYVTEAARDIGISILLIYDYSSSYLIRFLVMIT; translated from the exons ATGGATCAATGGGTACTGTTTGTTAATTATCGCATAGATGAGAAAACCCAG AAACTTTGCAAGAAGAGTCAACAGATTCGACAAAATCAAATTTCTCATACTGGAGGTGCTAAGAGTTTGGATAGAAGAAGAGCTGAAATG ATGGCAAAGGGAATAGATATTGATCGAGGCAAAATGTGGACTGAGACTCATAAGAGAAAAGATGGAAGTTACGTAACTGAGGCGGCTAGAGATATTGGGATAAGTATTCTTCTTATATATGATTACTCGAGTAGCTATTTAATCAGATTTCTGGTTATGATTACATAG